In Jannaschia sp. W003, the genomic stretch AGTGCGGCGGGCGGCGGCGGGGCATTTCCAGCGACGAGGGCGTCCATCGCATCGCCCGCCGCGACGTCCTGCCATCGGCAGAAGCAGTCGGGCACACGGGTCAGTCCGGCATCGGTTCCGGCGTAGAGCCAGATGCCTCCCATCCCGGTCTCGCTCGCAACGGAGACGAGGGAGAGCACGTCACGCTCCGCACCGTCGAGGTAGGGGCGGTCCATGACGAACGCCCAGGTCGCGCCTGCGTCTTCGCTGCGCCACACACCATCTCCGTCGAGTGCGGCATAGACGGTGTCCGGGGTCCTGGCGCCCACCGCGAGCGAGCGGATGGCCGCATGGGGCAAGCCCGCGCCGACGCGTGTCCAACTCGAGCCTCCATCCAGACTTCGGTGTAACGTGCCGTCCTCGTGCCCGGCGAAGAGCGTGCCGGGCCGACCGGGATGCGCCGCGAGAGCAGAGGGCGGCTCGACACCCCCAAGGGTGATCCAGGCGGCGCCCTCCCGGCGAAGCAACCCGCGCGGGGACGCGGCCAGGGCGGAGGAGCCGTCGAAGGCGAGAGCGGTGACGGGATCGATCGTGTCTGCCGCGACCGGCCGGGCAAGGGTGGGGATGGCAAGCGTGGCGCCCAGTGCGGCCAAGCCGACGGACAGGACGCGGCGACGCGAAGGCGCGCGTGCCGGAAGAGTAGCCATGAGGAGATTCCTGAGAGGAGAGGGTCCGTTCGACGCCGGCCCGTCGCGATGCGACGGACATGGCAGTGCCGGGCCGTCACCTACGCGGTGCGGCCGATCAGCTCAGGAAGGTGGTTCGTGGGGGGGCAGGATCGAATCCCGGACGCCGTGCCTGGAAGGTGGCATGGGCCGGTCGATCGATGAGGGTGGCAGCAAGCGACCGCGGAGAGGGCTCCGCGGAGCCAACTGCGATCAGCATGGGCGCTGTGCAATCGAATGTGCACACGACCTCTTCGGCCGCGCCTGCTTCGCACGCAGGGCACGGGGCGTCCGCCTGCAAGGCGACGGCGTCGGACGTCATCTCGATCGACATCCGGGCGCTCGCGGCATCATGCATCAAAACGCCGCCCAAAAGGACGAGCGAGAGACACAGAGAAGCGAGGCGGACCCAGAGGCGCATGCGGACGATGTAGGAACGGCCTGGCCGCCTGTCCACCAGTCGAGCGGAAAATTGGATAAGCTTCCCGAGACCGCGCATCCGAACGGGTGCGATCTGGAAGCTGCGCCCGAACCGTCCATCACCCATACTGGGACCAACCCATGCGCGGAGGGCAGTGCGCCGCGAAGCGCATGAATGACGGTTGGTGGCTGCCCCGGCATTCCTGGTGAGATGTGTCCGCCTTTGCCGCATCGGTAGCATAAGCGTGCGGCGGGCAACTCTTGGGCTTGGTGCATCATTCCTGACTTTCGCAACACTTCGCCCCGTGAGCGCGATCAGGGGCTTAGCTGTTGCATATGTCCGGTGCGGCGTGCCCGCGGCACAATACGTTGGTGAATGGCGCTCATACGACTCTGGTTATGAGCACGGTCAGTTAACAGCAAAGATCCGCGAGACAGTCACTTTGGGGGCAAGCAGCGGGGCAGGACACCCTCGCGCTGATGCGCGAGGATGCCTGCCGCTATTCGAGGAACATTGTCTTACTCTGGCTGCGAGCGCCGGGCCGGTCAGGCTTCCGCCGGGGCCGGGATGCTCATGCCCCACTTCCTGGCGGTCTGCACCACGTGGGCGACATCCGGGGGCCCGTCCATGGGCGCGGGCTGGGTCCGGTCGTCATGGATGGGCTTGCCGAGCTCGGTGAAGAAGCCCTCGTGCATCTGCCCGGGGGCATTCACGATCATCACGCGTGCGGGGGCCGAGCCGGTCGCCGTGAAGGCGTGAACCGCACCGTCAGGGATCCGGACGCTGTCGCCGGCCGTGGCGTGGATGGTCTCACCCGCCACCATGAACTCCACCTCGCCGTCGATGACGAAGAAGGTCTCGGTCTCGCCGGCATGGTGGTTGGGCGGTGCCCCCAGTCCCGGGGGCACGACACATTCGACCATGCAGTATTTGTCCGCAACTTCGCCCGGGAAGGCATGGAAGGTCATCAGGATGCCCAGCGTCTCATAGCGGCGGGGCCCCGCGGAGGTATCTTGTCCGGTCACAGGTCTCTCCTTGAACCAACGTGGAATGCAGCTCATGATACACAGGTCTCTTTATGAGACAATAGTCTCCTGAATGGAGGGGCCCGCTTGTCCTTCGAACGCCACGCGCAGAAGTCGCGCACCCGGAACGCTCTTCTGGCAGCCGCGCGACGGCTGCTCTCCGAGCAGGCTACGCTGACGATCCCGGCCGCCGCGGAGGCGGCGGGCATTTCGCGCGCGACCGCCTACCGGTATTTCTCCGACCCCTCGGTGCTGGCCGCGGAGGCCGGCCTCGATGTCAGCACGAAGCCCTACGAGGAGATCGTGCAGGGCTGCGCGGACGCCCGGGAGCGGGTCTTGGCGGTGGCCCTATTTTTCTTCGACCAGTCGATCGAGCATGAGGCCGAGTTTCGGGCGTTCCTCTCCCGGTGGCTCGATAGCTGGCGTGCGGACGGCTCTGGACCGACGCGCGGCGGGCGGCGCGTCGCGATGTTCCGCACGGCACTTGAGGACGAGCGGACCAGGATCGGCGACGCGGCGCTCGAGCGGCTCGTTCACGAGTTGTCCGCGGCGACCGGGACCGAGGCGATGATCGCCCTGCTCGACGTCGCCGGCGCGGATCGCGTGGCCGCTCGGGCTACGGTCGCACATATGGCCAGCGTGCTGGTCAGCAGCACGCTGCAGGAGCCGTAGTGTGAGGGCTCGCATGATACACGATCCACCCGGGCCGGCCTAAGGGCACATGATGGCAGGAAACCGAGGGCGGTGACGGGTCTGTCGAAGCCCGAGCTCGACGCCGTGCGCGGCGCGGTGGCTGTCGAGTTGCTGCCGGAGGCGCCCTCGTAGACGAGGTGGCCCCCAGCAGACGCTTCTACATCACCCGGTGGGGCACTGACCGTGCCGCACCGTGCGGCGCATGCATCGACCGCCGCGTCAGTCCGCGGCCTCGACGATGGTGACCTCGGGCGGCGCGGCGACGCCGGCGTCGCCCATGGCGGCGCGCAGGGTCTCGGAGCCGAGGAAGGCATCGGCCGCGTCCACCGAGGCGAAGCGGTGCACCACCACCACGCGGTTCGGATCGGCGGGGTCGCGGAACACCTCGGCGCCGGTGACGCCGCCGGCGACCTGCTCGTCGCGGAAGTCGTCGTAGACGCCGCGCCAGCGGGCGTAGTCCTCGACTGGGTGGCTGATGATCGCGAGCACCGGGGCCGCGGCGTCGGCGGCGGCGAGGCCGGGCAGGGCGAGGGCGGTGCCGAGGGCGAGGGTGGGCAGGATGCGAGTCATGGTCGTCTCCTTCGGGTCGTGGCGGGCCACGCTGGCCTGCCGGTGCCCCCAGCCTGCCGCGGGGCCGGCGCGTCCGGTATCGCGCGCGGCGCCGAGCGGTTCTGCGTCGCTGCACGACGCAGCTACAGAGGCTCCCAGAGGTCGCTGTGGGGGAAGTTGTCGCCCACGAAGCGCATGAAGGCCCGCACCCGCGCCTGCGCGTAGGCTTCGCGCGAGGCGACGATCCAAAGCGTGTGGACCAGCGCCTCGTGACGGAAGCATGGCACGAGGTCCGGATTGGTATCGCCCGACACGCACGGCAGCAGGCCGAGGTAGCTGCCCGAGCGCAGCGACCCGGCCATGCCTTCCACAGAGTTCACCCGGAACGCCACATCCTCCGCCGGAACCGTCTCGTCGAGCCAGCGCACGGCCGCGATCTTGTCGGTGAGGCCGCGGTCATAGAGGAGGAACGGATGGCCCGCCGCCTCCTCGATCGAGCGCGGCGCGCCCCGGGCGCGATGGTAGGCGCGGTTGCAGTAGACGCCCCAGGGAATGCGCGCGAGCTTGCGCGCCACCAGCGTGTCGCCCTCCACCGCGTCGGTGGCGCGGAAGGCCACGTCGGCCTCGCCCGCCTCCAGGTCCACGCGCCCCTTGCTCACGTCCACCTCGAACTCCACGTCCGGAAACTTTTTGCGGAAGCGCGCGAGCACTGGAAAGCCCCACTGGTTCATGGCCTCGCCCGCCCCGGTGATGCGGATCAAACCCGCCACGTCGCGCGCCAGCCGCTCGGCGCGCACGGCGAGGGTCTCGGCGGTGGCCTGCATCTGCCCGGCGAGGTCGAGCAGCGCGCTGCCCTGCGGGGTGAGCTGGTAGCCGCGGGTGTCGCGCTCGAAGAGGGTGAGCCTTAAGGCCTGCTCCAGCGCCTGCACCCGGCGACCCACGGTGGTCTGGTTGAGGCCGAGCTTGCGCGACGCGGCGAGAGTCGATCCCTCGGCAGCCACCGCCAGGAACAGGCGAATGTCATTCCAGTCGAACACCTCGGCAGGTCCCCCCGACCCTTCTGCATTCCTGCATAACGGCTCGTCGCTGCGCTGGCTACGCCGGCGTGACGGGACGGGCGAGGCTGGAGGCAGGACCCGCGCGGTGCGGGCCGCCCGACCCGAAAGGACCCGCCATGACCCGCTTCGCCCTCGCCGCCGCCGCTGCCTTCATGCTGCTTCCGCCCGTCCCCGCCGCGGCTGACGCCCACGTCGACCCCGCCGTGCAGGCCGTGATCGACGCCTTCGACATCGCGATCCGGGGCGACGACACCGCTCTCGCCCCGGTCTTCGCCGAGGACGGCGTGATGATGCCCGCCTCGGGAGGCCGCTTCGAGGGGCATGCGGAGATCGCCGCTTGGCTGGCCGAGTTTCCGGACATGACCGCCTTCGACGTGGAGGTGGACGAGGTGATGACGCTCGGCGACGGCTTCGAGACCGTGATCGGCACCTACACCGTCACCTTGCCCGAGGAGATGGGCGGCGCCACGCTTCCCGGCGAATACGTCTCGATCGGCCGCCGCGAGGGCGACGCCATGCGCGTGGTCCGCCACGTCGCCTTCCCGCCGCGGATGACGATGGGTCAGTGAGCCCGCCTGCCGCCCCGCCCGCGCGGCGGGGCGCCCGCCCCCTCCGAGGAGACCCGCCATGAGCACCGAAACCGCCGAAGCCCACGCCGAGCCCGCATGGCCGCGCAAGACGCGCGAGATGCACAACCACCACATGGACAGCACGATCTGGAACGACCTCGCGTTCCGCGAGGGCGACATCGTGATCGCCACCTACGCCAAGTCGGGCACGACCTGGATGCAGCAGATCGTCTCCCAGCTCCTGTTCGACGGCCCCGAGGACCTGCCGGTGGCCGAGATGTCGCCCTGGCTCGACCTGCGGGTGCCGCCCAAGGCGGTGAAGCTGCCGGAGGTCGAGGCCCAGACCCATCGCCGCTTCCTGAAGACCCACCTGCCGGTCGACGCGCTCGTGTTCTCACCCGAGGCCCGCTACGTCTACGTCGGCCGCGACGGGCGCGACGTGATGTGGTCGATGCACAACCACCACCTTCACGCCAACGCCGCCTGGTATGACGCGCTCAACAACACGCCCGGCCGCGTCGGCCCGCCCATCGGGCCGCCCCCCGAGGATCCGGTCGAATACTTCCGCCACTGGCTTGAGGCGAACGGCGATCCGCTCTGGCCGTTCTGGGAGAACGTGCGCTCCTGGTGGGCGATCCGCGCCCTGCCCAACGTGCGGTTGGTGCACTTCGCCGACCTCAAGCGCGACCTCGAGGGCGAGATGCGCGGCATCGCCGGCTTCCTCGGGATCGAGCCCGACCCGGCGGCTTGGCCGCGAATGCTCGAGCACTGCTCGTTCGAATGGATGAAGCGCAACGCCGCCGCCTCGGTGCCGCTCGGCGGCGCGTTCTGGGAAGGCGGTGCGCAGCGGTTCATCCACCGCGGCACCAACGGCCGCTGGCAAGGTGTGCTGCCCGACGAGCTATCCCAGGGCTACGAAGCGCGCGCCGTGGCGGAACTGGGCGCGGAGGCCGCCGACTGGCTGCGCGCGGGGCACGGGGCGCGGTGACGGTCCCAGGGCGTCCTCCAGCATGGCGCCTGCCGGAAGCGTTCGCATCGTCCCATCGGGGAGCAAGGATCGACCGACCGTTCGTCATGCACCATCATGCGTCGGCAAGGCACGATCGTCGCCCAGCAGTCCCCGCCCCGGCTTCTTCAGCGTGCCGTCCGCACCGAGGTAGTGGTAGAGCGTGGAGGGGCGCATGCCGCCCAGCTCCTCGCAGATCGAGGGGATCGAGCGCTCGCGGTCGGCCATGAGGTGCATCGCGTAGCGCAGCTTGTCGGGCGTCATCACCCGCGGGCGCCCGCCCTTGCGTCCCCGCGCTCGGGCGGCGGCCAGCCCCTCGCGCACGCGCTGGCGGATCACGTTGCGCTCCATCTCCGAGATGGCGGCGGTGATCTGCAGGAACGCCCGCCCTGCCGGCGTGGTGGTGTCCACGGGGGAGTTGAGGGCGCGGAACCCGATCCCCCGCGCCGCCAGCCCGTCGATCAGCCGGACCAGCTCGACGGCGAGGCGGCCCAGGCGGTCGAGGTCGAGCACGATCAGCGTGTCGCCCTCGCGCAGGTAGTCGAGGCAGGCCGTCAGTCCCGGACGGTCAGCGGCGTCCTTCGCGCCCGACATGCGATCCTCGAAGACGCGCTCGCACCCGGCGCCATCCAAGGCGTCGGTCTGCCGGTCCATGACCTGTCGTCCTTAGGCGGTCGAGATCCGCGCGTAGCCGATGAGGGCCATGTCCTCGTCCCTCCCATTGTCACGACAAACCGTTCCAACGAACATGTTCGTGGACATAGATATTTACGGCTTTGTCGTAAACAGATCGATCGGGAAGGGCGGTCGGTCCGACGTCCTGCGTCTGCACTGCGATAAACACATGATTTTCGGGGCGGGCACCGAACAAGGAGCCCGAAGCGATAGCCTACGTCTCGCTCGTCGAAGTCAGACGTGCGGACAGCTACCGGTGATCCACGAGGTAACATCAGAACTGATCATGCCTGGTGATCGAATGCGCAGCCGCGAGGTTGGGCTTGGCCATAGCGCGATCCGCGTCACCCGTCGGGGATCAGCTCGTCGAACCGCGTGAGAAGATCGAGGTATTCTGGGTCGTGGTCCCACGATGGCAGGCCTTCGAGCAGCGTCTCGCGAGAGAGCCAAGGATGTGCCGCCCGCCACTTCCGTCCGGCCGCAATCGCGCCTTCCCGGTCGCCCTGCAGCCAGAGTGTTCCGAACAGCATGCGGTAGGCCCACACGGCCTTCGGCGCCATGCGCATCCCCTTGTGGATCTGGGCGACCGCACCGTCGTAATCCTTCATCGAGCGTAGGCAGGCCGAACGCCCAAAGGCTATGTTGAAGAGGAACGGATCGAGCGGGCTGAGCATCTCCGCGCGGTCGAAACATGCCAGCGCCTCGTCGTTCCGGCCGAGGTAGCAGAGGACCCAGCCAAGCCGAAGCCAGCCCCATGCGTTGTTCGGATCGATGTCGAGCGCCCGCCGGGCAAGGTCCTCCGACGAGGCAAAGTCGCGAAGCGCGAGCGCTGCCGTGGCACTCAGCGCCGTCAGGGCAGGCGCGTGGTCGTCGACCAGGGGCAGGGCCTCGTCGAAGTCCCGCCGAGCTGCCGCTCGCGCCGATGCGGCGTCGCGCATCCAGAGATAGCAGCAGCGATGCGCAAAGCACCACGCGCGCTGTGCTCGCGCCGGCCCAAAGCTCGGCGCTTTCGACAGTGCGGCATCGAGCAGCGCGATGGCTCGGTCGTTCTCGTCGCTGTCATGCACCCAGAAGTGCGGGAGGGCGATGAGGGTCAGCTCGTAGGCCGAACGCTCCCCCGGCGCGTGCCGCCGAGCCCTCGCGATCTCGGCGGTTCGGAGATTAGGTGCCAACCGCCCCGCGACCTGGACCGAGATGCGGTCCTGCAGATCGAAGAGATCGTCGAGCTCGTCATCGAACCGCTCGGACCACAGCGTGTGGCCGTCGGCGGCTCGCACGAGTTGCACCGCGATGCGGACGCGGCGGCCGGCGCGCCGAACGCTGCCCTCGATCAAGTAGTCGACGCCAAGAAGCTGAGCGAGCTCGGGCGCGGAACGCTCGCGCCATGGCGTCGCCCAAGCGGACTGACGCGCCACGACGTGGAAGGTCCGGATGCGGCTGAGTGCGCCGGTGATCTCCTCCACGATTCCATCAGCGAACATGTCACCCCGGTCGGCGCCGAGTTCCTCGAACGGCATGACGGCAAGCGCAGGCTGCTCGAGGGCGGCGCACGCGGCTGGTCCGCCACCCGCCGCTTCGCCGCGAGCCCCTTGTCCGCTTCGTTCGGCCCGCTCCATGCGTAGCCAGTCTTCGAACCCCTCGGAGGGCAGATCGAAACCCTGGAGGAACTCCGCGTCCGCGTCCGCCTCGACAACCACGAGCGCCGGGTCGAGCCAAATTTCCAGCCGGTCCGCCGCGATCACGCCCTCGGGCACCTGGCGCCGGAGCACCGAGAGCTCCTGCCGCAGCGAGGCGCGGGCCTGCGCCTCGGAGCGGTCCGACCAAAGAAGGTCGGCGATCAGGCCCCGCTCCGCACGCATCCCCGGCTGGCACGCCAGAAAGGCCAGCATCGCGCGGCCGCGCCGGCTGAGAGAGCATGGGGGCGCACCGTCGCTCCGGGTGATGCGGAACGGACCCGTCAGGTGCAGAACGAGGGCGGCCATGGGTCGAACTTACAGGATTCTGCAAATCCCTGCGCGTTTTTGACGGTGTTCTGACGCGGCAGCACACGGTCCATGGCTGGCGCCTTGCGCTGCGTTCACGGGCAGACGGCAAGCTTCCTCCATCGAAGTTGTTCCAACCGGAGGATCTGAAGATGGACACCGCTCTACACACTCCCCGCCGCCACTCGCTCCGCGCGTTCCTCGCCGCCTGGTGGGCGGCAGAGGACCAGGCCCGACGGAACGCGCGCGATGCCGCAACCCTCGCGGACATGCCCGCCGACCGCCTCGCGGACATGGGCCTGCCGTCTCGCACCGAAGCGAACCGGCGGAACAGCGGCAAGGCCGGCTCGATCCCGCAGGCAACTCTTTGGTAGAACTTCGAACAAAGGTTGCCCGTCCAACGGGGCTCTGGGCTGCTACAGACGCAATCCACTAACGCGACGCATCATGTCGGAGGCGACGCCATGGACGAGATCCCTGCGGTTTTGCGGGGGGCCGTAGCTTGCGGCCTACGACTGCTGCCACGAGGGGCATTCGGGCAAATCCCAGGATAGTCCATCCGTCTACCAGCTCGGAAGTGCAGCCAACTGATGGCCATTCGCTTACCCCGACAAACAGGTGTTTGTCGCAGATCACGATCCCAGGTTTGGATGACCCTGTTCGACTGTTGTGAGTGCTTTTCCGGACATTCTCCTCGTGCTCGGCGGACCGGCCGAGCTTGAGTTGATCCGTGCCCGCACCATGGAGGGGCGCGAGCAGGCCCGGGCACGTGGGAAGAGAATGGGGCGGAGACTGAAGCTCACGTCCCGCCAACAGAAGAAGGTGCTTGATCGGCGCGCCGCCGGTGAGGCTGTCCGCGCGATCACCCGAAGCTACAACGGCTTGCGTTCCGCAATCCCATGGCCTGTGTAGCGGGCCACTAAGGGTGGCCCGCAGCGGTTTAATCTACACGGCGTCACGGCCCAAGAGAGCACGGACTACGCCAGGCCAGTGCGGGAACCGGAACACCTCCGCCTGCATCTCCTGCACGAGAGCGCTCCTGTCCTTCCGCAGGCGGGCGAGCTGCTCCTTCCGCTCGGGCTTGGACGTGTTCTGCTTTAAGAACAGTTCGATGAGGCCATCAATGCCGTCCGAGGGGTCCCCGCCCGAGCGGGTCACGATCACCGAGAGTAGGGGTATGCGCTCGCCGGTGGCCTTTCCGAGATCGAGCAGTGACCAGCAGATGAGCCCAAGGGGGGAGCCGTAGGCCGTCCGAGGCCACACACGATGTGTCAGCTTTCGGTCTTCGAGCATGGTTGCTGCTTCTCCGTAGCTGATCGGTCCTGCCCCCGAGGTGGCCCGCTCCGCAAGCAGCCACAGGAGGTGAGGTGCGACATCCGCACTCCACCCACCGGCCTCTTTCCGACGGTTCTCGAAAATCTCCGTGAAAGAACGACCTCCGAGGAACGAGCCGTCGTCCTCGAGCCGCGGCGGAGCTACGAGATCACTGTCTTTGAGGGCCTCGAGAAGGCCGCGCACGGCCAAGGCCACGTCACGCTCGACAGCACCTCTCTCGCGGGCGGCTTCGAGGACGCGAGCATACTTTCGTGCCGACCAGTCGAGATGCCCTGCCATCTCGGATGGTGTGAGGCCGAGCAACTGACGGGCCTGCTCGACAGCCTCGGGGGGCACGTCGTCGAAGGCTTCCGGAGAGGATAGGCGCATCAGGTCGAGGATCTGGGAACCGTCTTTGGGCATCGATTGCACTCCGATAATGTTTGGTGTGCATCATATGGCATGCCAAATATTGCGTGTCAATATTGGCATGCCAAAATATGCAGGTCACTCGAGAAGTCCTCTCGGTTCGACGTCATCGGTAGGCGGAGGACCCCCGCCGGGTCCTCCGATAGAGGGGGTGAGTTCACGCTTCGATGACGATCCGGACCTTCTCAGGATCGACACCCAGATCCTCGGCCAGGCGCCCGCGGTGACGTGCGATCACCTCTCCAAAGCTACTTCCTGTCTTGGGCAAAGCCCCGGCTTCCTTGGGCATGCCCGGTGTCCCTTTGTGTCCGTGCTCCTCGTCCCACTGCTCGCGGGTCCGCTGGGCTTCCTCGAACGCGATCTCAGGCATTTCCTGCCAGTCGCCGATCTCCAGTTGAGGGAGCAGCTCGTCCCCATCCATGTATACGACCGGGTTCCGGAACCCGGGCCACCGGAACTCTCCTCCGGTCTCCGCATACTTGTCGAACTGGATCAACCAGCGACCATCGTCGTCCTGCCGCACTTGCCGGACGGTCGCGTAGAGAAAGGGGTGCCCATGCTTCTCTGGGTCGCCCGGCTTACGGCCATCATGGGCATTGTGGACGACAACGACGCGGCCTGCATGGCGGACGCGGGCTGCATCGACCCTCCACCAACCGGTGCCCCCGATGGCGAGGATGTCCTTCAGGGACTTGCAAGTGAAGATGATGACGACTTCCGACATAGAATGTTCCTTCCATATAAGTATCTACCACAGGCTTTCTATCGTATAGAAGGTATATAGTAAGTATTTTGAAACTGCAAGGGGATTGCTTAGGCCGACTGACGTGGAGGGCTGACTTCCCCCAGTCGGGGGCGGCCCCCGTGAATAGTTTGTTTCCCGCTCTGCCAAATATCTCCAGGGGAGTTATTGAATCTCCCTTGGGTGCTTCTACCTGAGCATCGTTGGGACGCTGGAGCCTCGGCGACAGTCCGGAACAACGCCATCGCAACCAGGACCGGCTCGCCGGTCCGCGGAGGAGCCTTCGGGCGCCTCTACCGCCTGCCCCCGAAGTGGCCCCAGGGTCGCCCGGGTGGGGGCGGCCCCCCGGATGGCCCGGGGGGCCGCATAAATGGATGAAGGGAACGTCTCTCCGAACCTCCGGCGGAGATGGCCCCCGGCGCACTTCCGCGTTCGGGGCCGACGGAGGAAGCCACATGGCTCGAGAGACCAACGAGACGTTCCCGCGCGGGACACGCGCCGATCCCATGAAGGCCCGCAAGGGTTGGGGCCGGCGCCTGCTGAGGGCGGTCTTCCGGATCGTCTGGGTGATCGACAAGGCCTTTCGGCTGATCGCCTGGCTGTCCGGAGGAGATGGCGGATGATCTCGGTCATCCGTCCGGCCTGCTCGGTGGCTAACCGCGCATCCTAAGTGCTACGTCAGAAGGAGGGAGGACATGCTGGGAGAGGCGCTGAGGCTCATACGGGTCTTCCACGACATGAAGCAGACGGAACTCGCCGCGAAGCTCGGCGTGTCGCAGTCGCACCTGTCGGGGATCGAGCGCGGCGAGAAGACCCCCAGCCAGGACCTCGTCGCGAAGTATGCCGACCTTTTCGACGTGCCGATCAGCTCCATCTGGTTCTTCGACGAGAGTCTGCGCGAAGGACCTTCGGCGGGGCGGATCGAGAAGGCCCGCGGCGTGATCGCCGACAAGGTTCTCGACTTCCTGCGCATCGTCGAGCGCCGCCGGGAAGCGCCCTGAGATGTCCCGCCGCGGCCAGAGCTACGATCTCGACCAGTGCGCACTCTACCGCTGCGGCTCGAAGAGGAAGCTGTTCAAGCTTCTTCAGACAAGCCCGGCCAAGTATGCTGAGCTGCGCGCCGCGCCGGACCTCTACCGACGGATGTCGAAGCCGAAAAAGAACGGCGGGACGCGCGAGATCCTTGCTCCCCGCCACGATCTGAAACGTATCCAAAAGCGCGTCAGCGAACTCTTGATGCGGGTGAAGGCGCCCGACTTCCTGATGTCCCCGGTGCGGGGACGATCGAACATCGACAACGCCGCGGCCCACCGAGGCGCAACCTCGCACCGGCTTCTCGACATCGAGGACTTCTACCCGAACTGCCTCGCCTCGAAGGTGGCGTGGTTCTTCGGCACGGTGATGGGGTGTCCGCCGGACGTGGTCGCAGTTCTCACTTGGCTCACGACGTGGCAGGGGGCACTTCCCCAAGGCAGTCCGGCAAGCCCGATCCTGGCCTACCTCGCCTACCGGGACATGTGGCATGAGGTGGACGCCCGCGCCCGCGAGGCGGGCAACAGGCTGACCGTCTACGTCGACGACGTGACCGTCTCCGGAGACGTGGTTCGGTCGGAGACGATCTGGTCGATC encodes the following:
- a CDS encoding nuclear transport factor 2 family protein codes for the protein MTRFALAAAAAFMLLPPVPAAADAHVDPAVQAVIDAFDIAIRGDDTALAPVFAEDGVMMPASGGRFEGHAEIAAWLAEFPDMTAFDVEVDEVMTLGDGFETVIGTYTVTLPEEMGGATLPGEYVSIGRREGDAMRVVRHVAFPPRMTMGQ
- a CDS encoding tetratricopeptide repeat protein, coding for MAALVLHLTGPFRITRSDGAPPCSLSRRGRAMLAFLACQPGMRAERGLIADLLWSDRSEAQARASLRQELSVLRRQVPEGVIAADRLEIWLDPALVVVEADADAEFLQGFDLPSEGFEDWLRMERAERSGQGARGEAAGGGPAACAALEQPALAVMPFEELGADRGDMFADGIVEEITGALSRIRTFHVVARQSAWATPWRERSAPELAQLLGVDYLIEGSVRRAGRRVRIAVQLVRAADGHTLWSERFDDELDDLFDLQDRISVQVAGRLAPNLRTAEIARARRHAPGERSAYELTLIALPHFWVHDSDENDRAIALLDAALSKAPSFGPARAQRAWCFAHRCCYLWMRDAASARAAARRDFDEALPLVDDHAPALTALSATAALALRDFASSEDLARRALDIDPNNAWGWLRLGWVLCYLGRNDEALACFDRAEMLSPLDPFLFNIAFGRSACLRSMKDYDGAVAQIHKGMRMAPKAVWAYRMLFGTLWLQGDREGAIAAGRKWRAAHPWLSRETLLEGLPSWDHDPEYLDLLTRFDELIPDG
- a CDS encoding LysR family transcriptional regulator, translating into MFDWNDIRLFLAVAAEGSTLAASRKLGLNQTTVGRRVQALEQALRLTLFERDTRGYQLTPQGSALLDLAGQMQATAETLAVRAERLARDVAGLIRITGAGEAMNQWGFPVLARFRKKFPDVEFEVDVSKGRVDLEAGEADVAFRATDAVEGDTLVARKLARIPWGVYCNRAYHRARGAPRSIEEAAGHPFLLYDRGLTDKIAAVRWLDETVPAEDVAFRVNSVEGMAGSLRSGSYLGLLPCVSGDTNPDLVPCFRHEALVHTLWIVASREAYAQARVRAFMRFVGDNFPHSDLWEPL
- a CDS encoding TetR family transcriptional regulator, with the protein product MSFERHAQKSRTRNALLAAARRLLSEQATLTIPAAAEAAGISRATAYRYFSDPSVLAAEAGLDVSTKPYEEIVQGCADARERVLAVALFFFDQSIEHEAEFRAFLSRWLDSWRADGSGPTRGGRRVAMFRTALEDERTRIGDAALERLVHELSAATGTEAMIALLDVAGADRVAARATVAHMASVLVSSTLQEP
- a CDS encoding helix-turn-helix transcriptional regulator, with protein sequence MLGEALRLIRVFHDMKQTELAAKLGVSQSHLSGIERGEKTPSQDLVAKYADLFDVPISSIWFFDESLREGPSAGRIEKARGVIADKVLDFLRIVERRREAP
- a CDS encoding sulfotransferase domain-containing protein, giving the protein MSTETAEAHAEPAWPRKTREMHNHHMDSTIWNDLAFREGDIVIATYAKSGTTWMQQIVSQLLFDGPEDLPVAEMSPWLDLRVPPKAVKLPEVEAQTHRRFLKTHLPVDALVFSPEARYVYVGRDGRDVMWSMHNHHLHANAAWYDALNNTPGRVGPPIGPPPEDPVEYFRHWLEANGDPLWPFWENVRSWWAIRALPNVRLVHFADLKRDLEGEMRGIAGFLGIEPDPAAWPRMLEHCSFEWMKRNAAASVPLGGAFWEGGAQRFIHRGTNGRWQGVLPDELSQGYEARAVAELGAEAADWLRAGHGAR
- a CDS encoding cupin domain-containing protein, giving the protein MTGQDTSAGPRRYETLGILMTFHAFPGEVADKYCMVECVVPPGLGAPPNHHAGETETFFVIDGEVEFMVAGETIHATAGDSVRIPDGAVHAFTATGSAPARVMIVNAPGQMHEGFFTELGKPIHDDRTQPAPMDGPPDVAHVVQTARKWGMSIPAPAEA
- a CDS encoding recombinase family protein; this encodes MDRQTDALDGAGCERVFEDRMSGAKDAADRPGLTACLDYLREGDTLIVLDLDRLGRLAVELVRLIDGLAARGIGFRALNSPVDTTTPAGRAFLQITAAISEMERNVIRQRVREGLAAARARGRKGGRPRVMTPDKLRYAMHLMADRERSIPSICEELGGMRPSTLYHYLGADGTLKKPGRGLLGDDRALPTHDGA
- a CDS encoding putative quinol monooxygenase translates to MTRILPTLALGTALALPGLAAADAAAPVLAIISHPVEDYARWRGVYDDFRDEQVAGGVTGAEVFRDPADPNRVVVVHRFASVDAADAFLGSETLRAAMGDAGVAAPPEVTIVEAAD
- a CDS encoding exo-alpha-sialidase, translated to MAALGATLAIPTLARPVAADTIDPVTALAFDGSSALAASPRGLLRREGAAWITLGGVEPPSALAAHPGRPGTLFAGHEDGTLHRSLDGGSSWTRVGAGLPHAAIRSLAVGARTPDTVYAALDGDGVWRSEDAGATWAFVMDRPYLDGAERDVLSLVSVASETGMGGIWLYAGTDAGLTRVPDCFCRWQDVAAGDAMDALVAGNAPPPPAALPEGEPVRILALAPDDPGRLYAALPSGLWWSADAGVNWEHVSPEPADTLAVDPTDPQHVLTAGPAGLRASQDGGHTWTPFDLKKDT